In Gracilimonas sp., a single window of DNA contains:
- a CDS encoding BamA/TamA family outer membrane protein — MNRLSADDNQPKSYNTISKFLKITSHGLSPFFILLIFGTTLFSPFAQAQIPDTIPPDSIIAESIEYAFLPALAYNSDLGLVGGGIMSRYHFKKNEHPFQSYLIVNAIASTKGLLSSSVFIDKPKIFDSQLRLTSDFYISRFLQNQYYGIGNYAKLTGEPDYYYYKSFSTGLEFILRKPLLMINTENSQLDAYGTANFDYRTPFGNNTGRFISEDTPLGINGIRTAALGTGLIWENRDNEFAPTRGTYAKAGIKISQMLIGSSANYLKFESEGRAYTSFTLIKKVTFANRISFTHTSGTLPYWQLAEIGGEATMRGYPENRFRDDNALFLNSELRTWFLEFPAYDVRIGGTLFADIGNTFSNGTAFKNIFKNPKYSFGFGGNSSFFNENFIFRGDIGFSDEGYGVYFTAGYMF; from the coding sequence TTGAATAGATTATCCGCTGATGATAATCAGCCAAAATCTTATAATACGATTTCAAAATTCTTGAAAATAACTTCTCACGGCCTTTCACCCTTTTTCATACTTTTGATTTTCGGGACTACTCTGTTCAGTCCCTTTGCACAAGCCCAAATTCCTGACACAATCCCTCCGGACAGCATCATTGCTGAATCTATTGAATATGCCTTTCTTCCCGCCCTGGCATATAATTCTGACCTTGGTTTAGTTGGCGGTGGAATAATGAGCCGGTATCACTTTAAAAAAAATGAGCACCCCTTTCAGTCCTATCTTATCGTCAATGCCATTGCCTCCACCAAAGGGCTTCTTTCTTCTTCTGTCTTCATTGATAAACCCAAAATTTTTGATTCACAACTGCGGCTGACTTCAGATTTTTATATCTCCCGCTTTCTCCAAAATCAATATTACGGAATCGGAAATTATGCAAAACTGACGGGTGAACCTGATTATTATTACTACAAATCGTTTTCAACCGGATTAGAATTTATCTTACGGAAACCGCTGTTAATGATAAACACAGAAAATTCACAGCTTGATGCATATGGCACAGCTAATTTCGATTACCGAACTCCATTTGGTAATAATACAGGCCGATTCATTTCAGAAGATACGCCTTTGGGTATCAACGGAATCAGAACGGCGGCTTTAGGAACCGGGTTGATTTGGGAAAACCGTGACAATGAATTTGCCCCTACCCGAGGAACTTATGCGAAAGCAGGAATAAAAATCAGTCAAATGTTGATCGGGAGCTCAGCGAATTACTTAAAGTTTGAAAGTGAGGGGCGGGCCTATACCTCTTTTACCTTAATAAAGAAAGTTACTTTTGCCAACCGAATTTCCTTCACACATACATCAGGGACATTACCCTACTGGCAGCTGGCCGAAATAGGTGGCGAAGCAACCATGAGGGGTTACCCTGAAAATAGATTCAGGGATGATAATGCTCTTTTTCTTAACAGTGAATTGAGGACCTGGTTTTTGGAATTTCCAGCATATGATGTTCGGATTGGAGGAACACTTTTCGCCGACATAGGAAATACCTTTTCAAATGGCACTGCTTTTAAAAATATATTTAAAAACCCCAAATATAGCTTTGGATTTGGAGGCAACAGCTCTTTTTTTAACGAAAACTTTATCTTTCGCGGAGATATTGGATTTTCAGACGAAGGCTATGGAGTTTACTTCACTGCAGGATATATGTTTTAA
- a CDS encoding Na+/H+ antiporter subunit E — MKSLSAQSLIVSFISLMGFWYIMSGFFDLTHSIMGVLSVGFVMAINHRLKVYSFYEDETDVLKEMRFLQVPYYFLWLMLQIVISGIHVAKILLSPSLPIKTSIVRFKVNYPNPHCKMILGNSITLTPGTLTVDIQGDEFIVHAISPVSFEGIASDRMPQQVLKLFTNELYPVVSDFEVLENTEEL; from the coding sequence TTGAAGTCATTATCTGCTCAAAGCCTGATTGTATCTTTTATTAGCCTGATGGGGTTTTGGTATATCATGAGTGGTTTTTTTGATCTAACTCACAGCATCATGGGCGTGCTAAGTGTTGGCTTTGTTATGGCGATCAATCATCGCCTTAAGGTTTATTCTTTTTATGAAGATGAAACTGATGTCCTCAAAGAAATGCGGTTCTTGCAGGTTCCTTATTACTTTCTTTGGCTAATGCTGCAAATTGTAATTTCAGGAATTCACGTAGCAAAAATATTGCTCAGCCCATCACTTCCCATCAAAACTTCCATCGTCCGCTTTAAGGTGAATTATCCCAACCCCCACTGTAAAATGATCTTGGGGAACTCCATCACTTTAACTCCCGGAACACTTACAGTTGATATTCAGGGTGATGAGTTTATTGTCCATGCTATTTCTCCCGTTTCTTTTGAGGGAATTGCGAGTGATCGAATGCCACAACAGGTGCTCAAGTTATTTACAAACGAACTTTATCCCGTGGTCTCAGATTTTGAAGTATTAGAAAACACGGAGGAATTATAA
- the mbhE gene encoding hydrogen gas-evolving membrane-bound hydrogenase subunit E, whose amino-acid sequence MKYLKLLLIIAFTLVLLFAASDLPYRGNPDNQMNQEVSMTGTEVPGNYYIQEAYNDAHTPNIVTVILGDYRSIDTLGEQIVIFTAGLICFLLLRKRGEGDDE is encoded by the coding sequence TTGAAGTATCTGAAATTGCTTTTAATCATAGCGTTTACCCTCGTGCTGCTTTTTGCTGCATCGGATTTGCCGTATCGTGGAAATCCCGATAACCAAATGAACCAGGAAGTGAGCATGACCGGCACCGAAGTCCCGGGCAACTACTATATACAGGAAGCCTATAATGATGCGCATACGCCCAACATTGTAACCGTTATTTTAGGTGATTATCGTAGCATTGATACCTTAGGTGAACAAATTGTGATATTTACAGCCGGGCTTATCTGCTTTTTACTGCTCAGAAAACGAGGAGAAGGCGATGACGAATAA
- a CDS encoding complex I subunit 5 family protein: protein MIGSEIPALIPVTYILFAILIPVIGLWKREITWHLSLLGTGIATVFSAWGLIHLIQTGETIRYFFGGWMPPVGIEFVYDGLAAFIVLVINTIAFLVLIHSREISKVEFPGKKMAYYTVSMLLMLGFNGMVLTGDLFNLYVFLEISSLSSYALIAIGEKRAPYSAFRYLIIGTVGGSLYLLGVGFLYTVTGTLNIIDMHAMLPQVIGHSSVIAALILMVVGVGVKAALFPLHGWLPDSYTFASSTSSALIAPIGTKVAAYILLRIVLFLFGVELIDAELPITAIIGTFAGIGILYGSIMAIAQSELKKMLAYSSVSQIGYIIMGISLANPFGFIGAVLHILNHAMMKALLFLVSGSLRLKEGHSLITKFDNSYRKKYPWTMAAFTTAAISMVGLPPLAGFFSKWYLALGTIDNSNWILLAIILISSLLNAVYFFRILEKVYLNNPETEPTEDLESASPQNNEVSFSMMFPMAVLGLGLLIVGIFNVYIVNIIFTMFPAGF from the coding sequence ATGATCGGATCCGAAATACCGGCGTTAATACCCGTTACATATATCCTTTTTGCGATTCTGATTCCCGTAATCGGACTTTGGAAACGTGAGATCACCTGGCATCTGAGTTTGCTTGGAACCGGTATCGCTACTGTTTTCTCAGCCTGGGGATTAATCCATCTCATCCAAACCGGTGAAACCATTCGTTACTTTTTTGGCGGGTGGATGCCTCCGGTCGGAATCGAATTTGTATATGATGGCTTAGCCGCATTCATCGTTCTTGTAATTAACACCATTGCCTTTTTGGTCCTCATTCATTCCAGGGAAATCAGTAAGGTAGAATTCCCCGGAAAGAAGATGGCCTATTACACCGTTTCCATGCTTTTGATGCTTGGTTTCAACGGAATGGTACTCACCGGTGACCTCTTTAATCTCTACGTATTCCTTGAAATTTCATCCCTCTCCAGTTACGCTTTGATTGCGATTGGAGAAAAACGAGCACCTTACTCCGCATTCCGATATTTGATCATTGGAACCGTGGGCGGTTCGCTCTACTTACTGGGTGTTGGCTTTTTATACACCGTAACCGGCACGCTCAACATCATTGATATGCATGCCATGTTGCCGCAGGTAATCGGACATTCCTCGGTAATCGCAGCCCTAATTTTGATGGTGGTTGGCGTAGGAGTAAAAGCTGCATTATTCCCGCTTCATGGATGGTTACCTGATTCATACACTTTTGCTTCCTCTACTTCATCAGCACTCATTGCCCCAATCGGCACCAAAGTAGCAGCCTATATTTTATTACGAATTGTGCTGTTCCTTTTTGGGGTTGAATTAATTGATGCTGAGTTACCAATTACTGCCATCATCGGCACTTTTGCAGGAATTGGAATTCTCTACGGTTCCATTATGGCCATTGCTCAAAGCGAGTTGAAGAAGATGTTGGCCTATAGCTCGGTTTCCCAGATCGGATACATCATCATGGGGATTAGCCTGGCAAATCCCTTTGGTTTTATAGGTGCGGTACTGCACATTCTAAATCACGCCATGATGAAGGCCTTGCTCTTCCTTGTTTCCGGAAGCCTGAGGCTGAAAGAAGGTCATTCACTCATTACGAAATTTGACAACAGCTATCGCAAAAAATATCCCTGGACGATGGCTGCTTTTACGACGGCGGCAATTTCAATGGTAGGCCTTCCCCCGCTCGCAGGGTTCTTTAGTAAGTGGTATCTCGCTCTTGGAACCATTGACAACAGCAACTGGATTTTATTAGCAATCATTCTGATCAGTTCACTGCTGAATGCCGTGTATTTCTTCCGGATTTTAGAAAAAGTTTATCTGAACAATCCCGAAACAGAACCAACCGAAGATCTCGAATCCGCTTCACCCCAAAACAATGAAGTGAGCTTTAGTATGATGTTTCCAATGGCTGTACTGGGGCTTGGCCTTTTGATCGTTGGAATCTTCAACGTCTATATCGTAAATATAATTTTCACCATGTTTCCGGCAGGATTTTAA
- the mnhG gene encoding monovalent cation/H(+) antiporter subunit G: MIDFTSIFTIIFVIAGIFFLLIGSVGIIRLPDFYSRTHATSKSDTLGMMLVIIGLIIFEGLTINSGKLFLILLFILLANPVGAHALARAAYNSGLKPLFPNNKKDQNQR; encoded by the coding sequence ATGATTGATTTCACTTCCATATTTACCATCATTTTTGTTATAGCAGGAATTTTCTTCCTTCTCATTGGAAGCGTGGGCATCATTCGGCTTCCTGATTTTTATTCACGTACTCACGCTACCAGTAAAAGTGACACGCTGGGAATGATGCTCGTAATTATAGGGCTTATAATTTTTGAAGGATTGACAATAAACAGCGGGAAATTGTTTCTGATTCTATTATTCATTTTGCTTGCTAACCCTGTTGGAGCTCACGCACTGGCCCGAGCGGCTTACAATTCAGGACTCAAGCCCCTGTTTCCCAATAACAAGAAAGATCAAAACCAACGCTGA
- a CDS encoding cation:proton antiporter subunit C, protein MLDFFLGHYAYWFTIILLAIGLYGMLLKKNLVKKTIGLSIFQAGVILFFVSVAMKDGATVPVKADGLPVSEVANYMNALPHTLMLTAIVVGVATLGVAFALLINIYNRYGTLNEEELLDKIQ, encoded by the coding sequence ATGCTTGATTTCTTTTTAGGGCATTACGCTTATTGGTTTACCATTATTTTACTGGCTATTGGGTTATATGGGATGCTTCTTAAGAAAAACCTGGTTAAAAAAACCATCGGACTCTCCATTTTCCAGGCCGGAGTCATTTTATTTTTTGTTTCCGTTGCTATGAAAGATGGAGCCACTGTACCGGTCAAAGCTGACGGCCTTCCTGTAAGCGAAGTAGCAAATTATATGAACGCGCTACCGCACACCCTTATGCTCACCGCTATAGTAGTTGGGGTGGCAACACTGGGAGTAGCTTTTGCTCTGCTGATCAATATTTACAACCGATACGGCACCCTCAACGAAGAAGAACTTTTAGATAAGATTCAATGA
- the nuoL gene encoding NADH-quinone oxidoreductase subunit L — translation MESATALFTLIIALPLAGFLINGIIGLFAENYRNKKQLIGFIANVAVFIPFLIAVYFFFNINADSEAVVYKLFTWMEAGSFSVDIAYRLDQLSILMTLVVTGVGFLIHLYSMGYMADDEGYWKFFAYLNLFIFAMLNLVLGNNLLLLFLGWEGVGVCSYLLIGFWYTDMAKSDAAKKAFIYNRIGDFAFLIAMFMVFQTVGSLSFDAIFGNLGAFSEGYIFTIGLLMFIGATGKSAQIPLFVWLPDAMAGPTPVSALIHAATMVTSGIYLISRMSPMFVLSPEVMLIVAVIGALTAIVAATIAITQNDIKGVLAYSTVSQLGYMFLALGAGGFTAAMFHVVTHAFFKACLFLGSGSVIHAMHHVEHELEHEGKEVHFDPQDMRNMGGLRKYMPSTYKTFLISTIAIAGIPPLAGFFSKDEVLAMTANAGAGEFGQYMYMALWVVGIITAFLTAFYMFRLTLTTFHGEFKLGQRFKEALGAEKYLHESPATMTIPLWTLAGLATVGGFMGVPNFIVETFTHEEAHINLLHNWLYNVTADYELTLSHGIEWALMSASIVIAIAGVFTAFKMYNNNNQLESDAKLADRFGGLYQTWKDKYNLDEVYEGLISDPLVKFSDKVLAVFDMKVVDGFVNATAGTVRLFGSLFRYVQTGVVSSYALAFVIGVIVILYLMVM, via the coding sequence ATGGAATCCGCTACGGCGCTGTTTACACTCATTATTGCTCTTCCATTAGCCGGCTTTTTGATCAACGGGATCATCGGGCTATTCGCAGAGAACTATAGAAATAAGAAGCAATTAATTGGTTTCATAGCTAATGTAGCCGTTTTTATTCCCTTTCTGATTGCGGTCTATTTCTTCTTTAACATTAATGCTGATTCTGAAGCGGTAGTATATAAGCTCTTTACGTGGATGGAGGCGGGAAGCTTCAGCGTGGATATTGCTTACCGGCTCGATCAGCTGTCCATATTAATGACCCTGGTTGTTACCGGTGTTGGTTTTTTGATCCACCTGTATTCCATGGGGTATATGGCAGATGATGAAGGGTATTGGAAGTTCTTTGCTTACCTGAACCTCTTCATATTTGCAATGCTGAACTTGGTTCTGGGTAACAACCTTTTGCTGTTATTCCTTGGATGGGAAGGAGTTGGGGTTTGTTCTTATTTATTGATCGGGTTTTGGTATACCGACATGGCTAAATCGGATGCTGCCAAAAAAGCTTTTATTTATAATCGTATCGGTGACTTTGCTTTTTTAATTGCGATGTTCATGGTTTTCCAAACGGTAGGTAGTCTGAGTTTTGATGCTATTTTTGGTAATCTAGGTGCTTTTTCTGAAGGATATATTTTTACGATTGGGTTATTGATGTTTATTGGGGCCACCGGTAAATCGGCTCAGATTCCATTATTTGTCTGGTTGCCTGATGCCATGGCCGGCCCAACACCGGTTTCTGCATTGATTCACGCTGCTACCATGGTAACATCAGGGATTTATTTGATCTCCAGAATGTCGCCTATGTTTGTGCTGTCTCCGGAAGTGATGTTGATTGTTGCTGTAATTGGAGCACTTACTGCAATTGTCGCGGCAACTATTGCCATAACGCAAAATGATATTAAAGGAGTACTCGCATATTCGACGGTTTCTCAGCTGGGTTATATGTTCCTTGCGTTGGGAGCCGGGGGGTTTACCGCAGCGATGTTCCATGTGGTAACACATGCGTTTTTTAAGGCTTGCTTGTTTCTTGGTTCCGGTTCTGTAATCCATGCCATGCACCATGTTGAGCATGAACTGGAGCATGAAGGAAAAGAGGTGCATTTTGATCCTCAGGATATGAGGAATATGGGTGGGCTTAGAAAATATATGCCGTCAACCTATAAAACTTTCTTGATATCAACCATTGCCATTGCAGGGATTCCACCGTTGGCAGGTTTCTTCTCTAAAGATGAAGTGCTTGCCATGACGGCCAATGCCGGAGCAGGAGAGTTTGGACAATATATGTATATGGCACTTTGGGTAGTTGGTATTATAACCGCTTTCCTCACTGCCTTTTATATGTTCCGCCTCACACTTACCACGTTCCACGGAGAATTTAAACTTGGCCAAAGATTTAAAGAAGCTCTTGGCGCTGAGAAATATTTGCATGAGAGTCCCGCTACTATGACAATTCCGTTATGGACTTTAGCCGGGCTTGCAACTGTGGGCGGTTTTATGGGTGTCCCGAATTTCATTGTGGAAACCTTCACCCACGAAGAAGCTCATATCAATTTATTGCATAACTGGTTGTATAACGTAACAGCTGATTATGAACTCACGCTTTCCCATGGAATTGAATGGGCGCTGATGTCGGCTTCCATCGTAATTGCGATTGCGGGTGTGTTTACAGCATTCAAGATGTACAACAACAATAATCAGCTTGAGTCTGATGCCAAGCTGGCTGACAGATTCGGCGGCTTGTATCAGACCTGGAAAGATAAGTACAACCTTGATGAGGTATATGAAGGTTTGATTTCCGATCCCCTGGTGAAGTTTTCCGACAAAGTACTTGCTGTGTTCGACATGAAAGTAGTGGATGGTTTTGTTAACGCTACGGCCGGAACCGTTCGCTTATTTGGCAGCTTGTTCCGCTATGTTCAAACCGGGGTTGTTTCAAGTTACGCGCTGGCCTTTGTAATCGGCGTGATTGTAATACTCTATTTAATGGTAATGTAA
- a CDS encoding monovalent cation/H+ antiporter complex subunit F produces the protein MDSFFLYSAVILTAIIAVPAYRVIKGPTVFDRLVGTNAIATKTIVLICLIGYVFGRIDMFIDITLAYAILGFIGSLTIAKYFSSENVNVRFDD, from the coding sequence ATGGATTCCTTCTTTTTATATAGCGCCGTAATTTTAACGGCCATTATCGCTGTTCCGGCCTATCGCGTGATAAAAGGGCCAACGGTATTTGATCGATTGGTTGGCACCAATGCCATCGCTACCAAAACCATTGTACTTATTTGCCTGATTGGATATGTATTTGGCCGTATTGACATGTTTATCGATATCACCCTGGCTTATGCTATCCTTGGATTCATTGGGTCTCTGACTATTGCCAAATATTTTTCATCTGAAAATGTAAATGTCCGGTTTGATGATTGA
- a CDS encoding monovalent cation/H+ antiporter subunit D family protein, with protein MELTYIPLLAVLVSLAAVPFILLSSKKPNLREFWTILAGVIKFLLVLTLLPSALQGNTIELELIEIAPNLPLVLKADTFGVFFALIASGLWIFTSFYSIGYMRGHHEEKQTRYFASFAICLSSTIGIAFSGNLLTFIIFYEMLTLATYPLVIHSETKKGIAAGRKYLTYTLTAGLLLIAAAGITYSLTGTLDFQAGGIFEGVELSQTMAVTIFILFLGGVGVKAGIMPLHSWLPSAMAAPTPVSALLHAVAVVKSGVFGVIRVVGFIFGPEVMAEFGLNEILMVLAGITVIVASLLAFAQDNLKRRLAYSTVGHLSYIVLGVALLTETGLIGSIMHISFHATMKITLFFCAGAIMVNLHKSDISDLNGIAKVMPWTMAAFTIGSMGLAGIPPVNGFVSKWYLATGALEGGMMIPVIILVISGLLNVGYFFPIIHRAYFRKGGPELEGHTEASPFMVVPLFSTAILSILFGLNPDLFFNFFDMATSVASTIFNPL; from the coding sequence ATGGAGCTTACCTACATCCCTTTATTAGCTGTTCTTGTATCGCTGGCTGCGGTGCCATTCATCTTGCTGAGTTCGAAGAAACCGAATCTCCGCGAGTTCTGGACTATCCTGGCTGGTGTGATCAAATTCCTGTTGGTACTCACATTATTACCCTCAGCTCTTCAGGGAAACACCATTGAACTGGAACTTATTGAAATTGCCCCAAATCTCCCGCTAGTACTCAAAGCGGATACCTTTGGAGTATTTTTTGCGCTCATTGCCTCAGGACTCTGGATCTTTACTTCTTTCTATTCTATCGGCTACATGCGCGGTCACCATGAGGAAAAACAGACCCGCTACTTTGCCAGTTTTGCCATATGTTTGAGTTCCACGATTGGTATCGCCTTTTCCGGCAACCTACTGACCTTCATCATCTTTTACGAGATGTTGACACTGGCCACTTATCCGCTCGTAATTCACAGCGAAACCAAAAAAGGAATTGCAGCCGGCCGCAAGTATTTGACCTACACTTTGACTGCCGGACTTCTTTTGATCGCAGCTGCCGGAATTACCTATTCCCTCACAGGAACACTTGATTTTCAGGCCGGAGGTATCTTTGAAGGCGTTGAGCTTTCCCAGACCATGGCAGTGACTATTTTCATCCTGTTCCTCGGAGGTGTTGGGGTGAAGGCCGGTATTATGCCTTTGCATAGCTGGCTTCCATCCGCGATGGCGGCTCCAACCCCTGTCAGTGCATTACTTCACGCCGTAGCCGTGGTAAAATCAGGTGTGTTTGGAGTGATCCGTGTAGTTGGGTTTATCTTTGGTCCCGAGGTAATGGCTGAATTCGGCCTCAACGAAATTTTGATGGTACTGGCGGGAATTACTGTAATTGTAGCTTCCCTCCTCGCCTTCGCACAAGACAATTTAAAGCGGCGATTGGCATACTCTACAGTAGGACATCTCTCCTACATTGTATTGGGAGTTGCTCTTCTTACTGAAACCGGACTGATTGGAAGTATCATGCATATTTCCTTTCATGCCACCATGAAGATTACGCTGTTCTTCTGTGCGGGAGCCATTATGGTGAACTTGCACAAATCGGATATCAGTGACCTGAACGGTATTGCAAAAGTGATGCCCTGGACCATGGCTGCATTTACGATTGGTTCTATGGGGCTAGCCGGAATTCCACCCGTAAACGGATTTGTAAGTAAATGGTATCTCGCCACCGGAGCACTCGAAGGCGGAATGATGATTCCTGTGATCATATTAGTGATCAGTGGATTATTGAACGTGGGCTATTTCTTCCCCATCATTCACCGTGCCTATTTCCGGAAAGGAGGTCCTGAGCTGGAAGGCCATACAGAAGCCTCACCATTTATGGTAGTTCCGTTATTCAGTACCGCGATCCTTTCCATTTTATTTGGATTGAATCCTGATCTGTTCTTCAACTTTTTTGATATGGCCACTTCGGTAGCATCCACAATTTTTAATCCATTGTAA
- a CDS encoding MnhB domain-containing protein, translating into MTNKEQSPIILLGSRFLSPYIMVFGFYVIFHGHYSPGGGFQGGTLLAASLLLIRIASGTEIASLQFKDYLATPYAALGVLIYFGTGLTAIFTGGYFLDYEQLPIPGLEAADLRYWGILIVELGIGLTVMTVLVLIYDNMVKGEDYA; encoded by the coding sequence ATGACGAATAAAGAACAAAGCCCTATCATTTTATTAGGTTCCCGCTTTTTAAGCCCGTACATCATGGTCTTCGGGTTTTATGTGATTTTTCACGGACACTATTCTCCCGGTGGTGGATTTCAGGGAGGTACACTGCTAGCTGCTTCACTTCTGCTAATCCGTATTGCAAGCGGGACGGAAATTGCCAGCCTTCAGTTTAAAGATTACTTAGCCACCCCTTATGCAGCACTTGGAGTACTCATATATTTTGGAACCGGACTCACCGCTATTTTCACAGGCGGTTATTTCCTCGATTACGAGCAGCTCCCCATTCCAGGCCTTGAAGCTGCAGACCTACGCTATTGGGGAATATTAATTGTTGAACTGGGAATTGGGCTTACTGTAATGACCGTTTTAGTACTGATTTATGACAACATGGTAAAAGGAGAAGACTATGCTTGA
- a CDS encoding Na(+)/H(+) antiporter subunit D, with protein MMLELLSVPAIILILGAFVLPLLPERIRSTAFITFPLLALAMVWTMPEGNLLQVSFASYELELLSVDGLSRIFGIIFALITVIGGVYAFHIKDLGQQSSALAYAGGALGVTFSGDFFTLFIFWEIMAAASSYLIWARENEESAKAGMRYLLVHIFGGGLLFTGILLHLSSGGSLYIESIEPAYSAANIFMLLGVALNTAVPPLHAWLADAYPKATITGAVFMCALTTKSAVYVMIRLFPGWEILIWVGVIMAIYGTIYALLANDIRIILAYSIISQIGYMVTAIGIGSELALNGATAHAFNHIIYKSLLFMAAGAVIYATGTSKLSELGGFAKKMPLIIGLYMVGALSISGMPFLNGFVSKTMISGALGDAHLEWPILLLLIATIGTFLHTGLKLPYFTWFTEKKTEFEVSSIPTNMKVAMGIGAFFCILFGVAPQLLYIQLPYATDFQPFSIYNFVEMTQILVLAFAGFWFLKKHLNVSSTISLDTDWFYRRPAVAVRYVFVDLPNNLFGVAEDITLKLAGKLSGLSKNPMRHLLPSFVMEGREVKSDGFTASMSAALAFILFGFLVAILFVLF; from the coding sequence ATGATGCTTGAGCTTCTTTCTGTCCCAGCTATTATTTTGATCTTAGGAGCTTTTGTGCTCCCACTGTTACCGGAGCGTATCAGAAGTACCGCTTTCATCACTTTCCCGTTGCTCGCTTTGGCTATGGTTTGGACAATGCCGGAAGGAAATCTTCTTCAAGTATCTTTTGCCAGTTATGAATTAGAACTTCTGTCTGTTGATGGACTGAGCCGGATTTTCGGGATTATTTTTGCACTGATTACTGTCATTGGCGGCGTATATGCGTTCCATATTAAAGATCTTGGACAACAAAGCTCAGCCTTGGCTTATGCCGGCGGAGCTTTAGGAGTAACTTTTTCCGGAGATTTCTTCACCCTGTTTATTTTTTGGGAAATTATGGCTGCGGCTTCTTCTTACCTGATTTGGGCCAGAGAAAACGAAGAATCAGCTAAAGCGGGTATGCGTTATTTATTGGTTCACATCTTTGGCGGGGGATTACTGTTCACGGGTATTTTATTACACCTCAGCAGCGGTGGTTCCTTATATATCGAAAGCATTGAACCCGCTTACTCTGCCGCCAATATTTTTATGTTATTGGGCGTGGCTTTAAATACAGCCGTTCCTCCGCTCCACGCATGGCTGGCAGATGCTTATCCAAAAGCCACTATTACCGGTGCAGTATTCATGTGTGCACTTACTACCAAATCGGCCGTTTACGTGATGATTCGCTTATTTCCCGGCTGGGAAATTCTGATTTGGGTTGGAGTGATCATGGCCATTTACGGAACTATTTATGCATTACTCGCCAACGACATACGTATAATTCTGGCTTACAGTATAATCAGTCAGATTGGATATATGGTAACGGCAATAGGAATTGGATCCGAATTAGCCTTAAATGGAGCAACGGCTCACGCTTTCAATCATATTATTTATAAGTCCCTGCTATTCATGGCGGCCGGAGCTGTTATTTACGCCACCGGAACCAGTAAATTGAGTGAACTGGGTGGGTTTGCTAAAAAGATGCCATTGATCATCGGGCTTTATATGGTCGGAGCTTTATCCATTTCAGGAATGCCATTCCTGAACGGTTTTGTCAGTAAAACCATGATCTCAGGAGCGCTTGGAGATGCTCACCTGGAATGGCCAATTCTGCTATTGCTGATCGCAACCATTGGAACGTTCCTTCATACCGGACTTAAACTCCCTTACTTCACTTGGTTCACTGAAAAGAAAACTGAATTTGAAGTATCCTCCATCCCGACAAATATGAAAGTAGCCATGGGTATTGGCGCCTTTTTCTGCATCCTTTTTGGTGTGGCTCCGCAATTGCTTTACATTCAGCTTCCTTATGCTACTGACTTCCAGCCATTTTCCATTTATAATTTCGTGGAAATGACACAGATCCTCGTATTAGCATTTGCAGGATTCTGGTTCTTAAAAAAGCATCTCAACGTTTCTTCCACCATTTCCCTGGACACCGACTGGTTTTATCGCCGGCCGGCCGTTGCTGTACGATATGTTTTCGTTGACCTCCCAAACAACTTGTTTGGTGTGGCGGAAGATATAACACTTAAACTAGCAGGAAAGCTTTCAGGGCTTTCTAAAAACCCAATGAGACATTTGTTACCTTCGTTTGTCATGGAAGGCAGAGAAGTGAAATCTGACGGTTTTACTGCATCTATGAGTGCGGCCCTGGCCTTTATTTTATTTGGATTTTTAGTGGCCATTTTATTTGTACTGTTTTAA
- a CDS encoding hydrogenase subunit MbhD domain-containing protein: MYWELELILFIFLLITAYIALEANDLLIAVVMLTAFSFLMALLFTTMGAVDVGFTEAVVGAGVTGILLIVAIYQTTYKTED; encoded by the coding sequence ATGTACTGGGAACTTGAACTCATATTATTCATCTTTTTACTGATTACTGCCTACATCGCACTGGAGGCTAACGACCTGCTCATTGCAGTAGTTATGCTCACGGCTTTTAGTTTTTTGATGGCCTTACTATTCACCACAATGGGAGCGGTAGATGTGGGATTTACTGAAGCTGTTGTCGGAGCCGGAGTAACCGGAATTTTATTAATCGTAGCAATTTATCAAACCACATATAAAACAGAAGATTGA